The following are encoded in a window of Dethiosulfovibrio salsuginis genomic DNA:
- a CDS encoding MBL fold metallo-hydrolase: MVSDFEGSLIGNGSPVSLESLSITVLAEDTVLYETPFLGQHGISLYLETLRDGEVYHVLMDVGQNPLALVNNMEELDIDLDDLDAIVLTHCHYDHTRGIAQLLEASSRSGIPVIAHPSIFRPHYVTDPEWRHIGMSPEDSARKIEDAGGKLVLTSDPMAVIPGLFVSGQVPRKNKIELPPKGLFTSQGGMAVPDRMEDDMSLYALIEGVGMVVLTGCAHAGIINIIDHGASLFPDMPLEGVVGGLHLIEAEPEVIQWTAEALGEKEPSWIGAGHCTGFGGQMALAAILQDMFFPLRTGLIIHVDEDGMELESVVDVRF; the protein is encoded by the coding sequence TTTACGAGACCCCTTTTCTCGGGCAGCACGGCATCTCCCTCTACCTGGAGACCCTTCGGGACGGAGAGGTATATCACGTCCTGATGGACGTAGGGCAAAACCCTCTGGCTCTGGTCAACAACATGGAGGAGCTGGACATCGACCTGGACGATCTGGACGCTATAGTCCTTACCCACTGTCATTACGACCATACAAGAGGAATAGCCCAGCTTTTAGAGGCATCGTCAAGGTCCGGTATCCCGGTCATAGCCCACCCCAGTATATTTCGTCCCCACTACGTCACCGATCCTGAGTGGCGACATATAGGCATGTCTCCTGAGGATTCGGCCAGAAAAATAGAGGATGCTGGGGGAAAGCTGGTTCTAACCTCCGACCCTATGGCGGTTATTCCTGGACTTTTCGTCTCTGGACAGGTCCCCAGAAAAAACAAAATAGAGCTACCTCCTAAGGGGCTTTTCACCTCCCAGGGTGGGATGGCGGTACCCGACAGGATGGAGGACGATATGTCCCTCTACGCCCTGATCGAGGGGGTAGGCATGGTGGTCCTCACAGGATGTGCCCACGCCGGCATAATCAACATAATAGACCATGGAGCCTCCCTTTTCCCCGACATGCCTCTCGAAGGGGTCGTCGGAGGGCTCCATCTCATAGAGGCGGAGCCGGAGGTCATACAGTGGACCGCCGAGGCACTAGGGGAGAAGGAGCCAAGCTGGATCGGTGCAGGCCACTGTACGGGCTTTGGGGGCCAGATGGCCCTGGCGGCTATCCTTCAGGATATGTTCTTCCCCCTGAGAACCGGCCTTATAATCCACGTCGACGAGGACGGCATGGAGCTCGAATCGGTGGTGGACGTCCGCTTCTAG
- a CDS encoding NifB/NifX family molybdenum-iron cluster-binding protein, which yields MYAVASCGDGPEAMVADRFGRAQFFAFFDEAGAFLRSVKNDSSSAAHGAGGQAVAVIASEGAKVAIGPQFGVNAESAMKAGGISAFSASGCTVSEAVSQCIAGGLKKLF from the coding sequence ATGTATGCAGTAGCGTCCTGTGGAGATGGACCGGAGGCAATGGTTGCCGATCGTTTCGGTCGTGCTCAGTTTTTCGCCTTTTTCGACGAGGCAGGTGCTTTTCTTAGGTCGGTCAAAAACGACAGCTCCTCCGCAGCTCACGGAGCTGGCGGTCAGGCGGTGGCGGTAATCGCTTCCGAGGGAGCCAAGGTGGCCATAGGACCTCAGTTTGGGGTCAACGCCGAATCGGCGATGAAAGCAGGAGGAATCTCCGCATTCTCCGCATCGGGATGTACGGTTTCCGAGGCGGTCTCTCAGTGTATCGCCGGAGGCCTCAAAAAGCTCTTTTAA
- a CDS encoding ATP-binding protein, producing the protein MREIVVVSGKGGTGKTSITASLASIASQEGAALCDADVDAPDLWILVPPERQEKFDFIGMDGAEVSKESCTGCGACLDFCRFDAIRMEGKKATVTAGCEGCGGCAMVCPKEAITMVPRQQGRWFKAITHLGPMVYARLFPGGENSGMLVTTVKRAAKEEAQRLELPNLIVDGPPGIACPAIAAVTGASLALAVTEPTESGIHDLKRLHQLTADMDIPMAVVLNKSDVTDMAPRVREVCRELTIPLIGEIPFSRDIPESVASGSIPVEHMRPSIDHIWQEIKRITG; encoded by the coding sequence ATGAGGGAGATCGTCGTGGTCAGCGGCAAAGGAGGCACCGGCAAGACCTCCATAACCGCGTCGCTGGCGTCTATCGCTTCCCAAGAGGGAGCGGCTCTGTGCGACGCCGACGTCGACGCCCCGGACCTGTGGATACTGGTTCCCCCGGAACGACAGGAGAAGTTCGACTTTATAGGCATGGACGGGGCGGAGGTCTCGAAAGAAAGCTGCACCGGTTGCGGTGCCTGTCTGGACTTTTGCCGTTTTGACGCCATCCGTATGGAGGGTAAAAAAGCCACGGTGACCGCAGGCTGTGAGGGCTGTGGAGGTTGCGCCATGGTCTGTCCGAAGGAGGCCATAACCATGGTTCCGAGACAGCAGGGGCGATGGTTTAAGGCTATCACCCATCTTGGGCCTATGGTCTACGCCAGGCTTTTCCCCGGTGGGGAGAACAGCGGAATGCTGGTGACCACCGTTAAAAGGGCCGCCAAGGAAGAGGCCCAAAGGCTAGAACTGCCTAACCTCATAGTCGACGGACCTCCTGGCATAGCCTGCCCAGCTATAGCGGCTGTAACCGGAGCTTCTTTGGCCTTGGCGGTCACCGAGCCCACCGAGTCGGGGATTCACGACCTTAAAAGGCTTCACCAGCTTACCGCCGACATGGACATTCCTATGGCGGTGGTACTCAACAAAAGCGACGTGACCGATATGGCCCCTAGGGTCAGAGAGGTTTGCAGGGAGTTGACGATCCCGCTGATAGGGGAGATTCCCTTTTCGAGGGATATCCCCGAGTCCGTCGCCTCCGGAAGTATCCCTGTAGAGCACATGAGACCGTCTATCGATCACATATGGCAGGAGATAAAGAGAATCACAGGATAA